From a single Fulvivirga ulvae genomic region:
- a CDS encoding DUF3861 domain-containing protein — protein MAKRTNKYRLTLEQLSLAKEDGVLQPPVQFEFENHDEIFNIMEILKEKNLFGNENQSVEFAVGLKLFGEVMLKNRKHPLFEILNPAFGEFMKKLKSS, from the coding sequence ATGGCAAAGAGAACCAATAAATATCGACTCACCCTTGAACAGCTATCGCTGGCAAAGGAAGATGGTGTGTTGCAGCCACCAGTACAATTTGAGTTTGAAAATCATGATGAAATATTTAATATCATGGAAATCCTGAAAGAGAAGAATCTTTTTGGAAATGAAAACCAGTCAGTTGAATTTGCTGTGGGTTTAAAGCTGTTCGGTGAGGTGATGCTAAAAAACAGAAAGCATCCGCTTTTTGAAATTTTAAATCCGGCTTTTGGAGAGTTTATGAAAAAACTGAAGAGTAGCTGA
- a CDS encoding LacI family DNA-binding transcriptional regulator, producing the protein MAAKTTIHDIASYLNTTASTVSRALNNNPRISKSTREAVLEAAKKLNYQPNNIAAALRNGKSNLIGVIVPTADRAFFSSVVRGIEEVANRLNYKIIICQSYDDHGKEIQTLEALVNARVDGIIASFAKETTNFEHFQALLNKEIPIVLFDRSTDHLRVNQVMIDDYQGAYTAVSHLIEEGCKRIAHFTSPVKISIYRDRLRGYTDALKDNNIPVDEHLIIESNLQLEGGRQSMLQLLEIEMMPDAIFSASDYGAMGAMQVLKERKIKIPQEVALVGFSNEPFTSFTDPTLTTVDQLSLTMGHVTGELFFDHLNNLVNNTPRRTQKTVLQPKLIIRQSSLKSSLQHSH; encoded by the coding sequence ATGGCAGCAAAAACCACCATTCATGACATTGCATCTTACCTCAATACAACCGCCTCTACGGTTTCGAGGGCTTTAAATAATAATCCCAGAATAAGTAAAAGTACGCGCGAGGCAGTGTTGGAGGCCGCCAAAAAGTTGAATTATCAACCCAACAACATTGCCGCAGCACTTAGAAACGGTAAAAGCAATCTTATAGGAGTAATTGTACCTACAGCAGACAGGGCATTCTTTTCATCAGTGGTTAGAGGTATAGAAGAGGTTGCTAACCGCCTGAACTATAAAATCATAATATGTCAATCGTATGATGACCATGGTAAAGAAATCCAAACATTAGAGGCCTTAGTCAATGCCCGTGTTGATGGTATAATAGCTTCCTTTGCTAAAGAGACTACCAATTTTGAACATTTTCAAGCTCTGCTGAATAAAGAAATCCCGATCGTTCTGTTTGATCGAAGTACAGATCACCTGAGGGTAAACCAAGTAATGATAGATGATTACCAGGGGGCATATACTGCGGTAAGCCACTTAATTGAGGAAGGCTGTAAACGGATAGCTCACTTTACCAGTCCCGTGAAAATAAGTATTTACAGGGATCGTCTCAGAGGATATACAGATGCTCTGAAGGACAACAATATACCTGTCGACGAACACCTCATAATAGAAAGCAACCTGCAACTCGAAGGTGGCAGGCAAAGCATGTTGCAGCTTTTGGAAATCGAAATGATGCCTGATGCCATATTTTCGGCCAGTGACTATGGTGCTATGGGAGCTATGCAGGTGTTAAAAGAAAGGAAGATTAAAATACCCCAGGAGGTTGCTCTTGTGGGTTTTTCCAACGAACCCTTCACTTCCTTTACTGACCCTACGTTAACCACTGTAGACCAGCTAAGCCTTACCATGGGGCACGTTACCGGCGAGCTGTTTTTTGATCATTTAAATAACTTGGTCAACAATACTCCCCGCCGAACCCAAAAAACGGTGCTACAGCCAAAACTTATTATAAGACAGTCTTCACTGAAATCTTCCTTGCAACATAGCCATTAG
- a CDS encoding SusC/RagA family TonB-linked outer membrane protein: MSKTTLLLKKSLTVLILTGVAIFGPVISYAQSVTASGTVKAADGEMLPGVSVVEKGTSNGTVTDIQGAFKISVSENATLVFSFIGMQSQEVSVGNQTSFNITMEEDVTQLAEVEIVDVGYGTMKRSDLTGSVASVSAETLQKIPVASAAEAITGRLPGVRVQTTDGSPDAEIVIRVRGGGSVTQDNSPLYVVDGFIMSSIRDIPPTDIASIDVLKDAAATAIYGASAANGVIIINTKKPKAGRVSVNYNGFAKYKHLPENRKYEVLSPYDYVMANYETAKLKSEADVENFEKYFGKYDDLELYKNKAGTDWQDELFGGGQFSQYHNVSLSGGSENTRISLSLTNNNEEGLISGSGYERNVANLKLNQNISDKLSFDFGSRITYSITNGSGTSGSSQLRVKDAITTRPVNGIADELDIDLNAIDASDDYQSFLLSMINPAELAEQDWRKQTDKNYAFNGGLTWKATNNLTFTTVANGQTNFRERLRFYGPLTGESQKEGSSLPLGTIEERQGWSYRWYNTVGYNFKDLGRHKLDLLVGHEINSNGGESSFVRQEEFRVSITPEEMFANMQLGEGQLFYSSEEFTEDNKLSFFGRVNYQWDDRFLLTATFRRDANSKFAKDKRVGFFPAVALGWKISEEAFMSNVTFVDQLKLRVSYGEIGNDKVDRTASRFLFSPSNDNGPGFGNEYNTYYSPSSDVLYNPFLIWETTVSRNAGIDFSLFKASVTGSFDAYYNTTNDLLLDKAISPISGFQTQWDNIGSTSNRGIELGLEGYIIDNNDFSLSANINFGMNKGKIEELDGTDERFFQSNWAGTDLKDRNDFLLRVGETIGLIYGYENDGMYTVDDFESYDEATDTYILKEGVVDNSATIGVNSLRPGYMKIKDADGNGEIDSEDRRVIGNALPKAQGGFGFNARYKGFDASIFFNWSYGNDIYNTGKIEYNQYYRTTYGNMLNTMSPDNRFTYIDVDGAYTGTPGEVVTDLEQLRDMNQGKSMWSGNNSFGTATAVLTDWAVEDGSFIRLNTLTLGYTLPVDLISKVKLSQVRIYATGYNLALWTNYSGFDPEVSTTRSSSYSALTPGVDYSSYPRSRSYTVGVNITF, encoded by the coding sequence ATGAGTAAAACTACTCTCCTATTAAAGAAATCATTAACTGTCCTGATCCTTACAGGAGTTGCCATTTTTGGCCCTGTGATCAGCTACGCCCAAAGCGTTACTGCCTCCGGAACAGTTAAGGCCGCGGACGGTGAGATGCTGCCGGGTGTGTCGGTCGTAGAGAAAGGCACCTCCAATGGTACAGTCACCGATATCCAGGGCGCATTTAAGATCAGCGTTAGTGAAAATGCCACCCTCGTATTTTCATTTATTGGTATGCAGTCTCAGGAAGTAAGCGTTGGAAACCAGACTTCATTTAACATTACTATGGAGGAGGATGTCACGCAGCTTGCCGAAGTAGAGATTGTAGATGTTGGCTATGGAACCATGAAAAGATCTGACCTTACCGGATCTGTTGCCTCGGTTTCAGCAGAAACCCTTCAAAAAATACCTGTAGCCAGTGCCGCAGAAGCGATTACCGGTCGTTTGCCCGGTGTGAGGGTTCAGACGACTGATGGCTCACCCGATGCCGAAATTGTGATCCGTGTAAGAGGCGGAGGCTCTGTGACGCAGGATAACTCTCCTTTATATGTGGTGGATGGCTTTATCATGAGCAGCATACGCGATATTCCTCCTACTGACATAGCCAGTATTGACGTACTTAAAGATGCCGCGGCTACTGCTATTTATGGAGCCAGTGCTGCCAATGGCGTTATCATCATCAACACCAAGAAACCCAAGGCCGGAAGAGTATCAGTAAACTACAACGGTTTTGCCAAGTACAAACATCTGCCTGAAAACCGCAAGTATGAGGTTTTGTCTCCTTACGACTATGTAATGGCTAATTATGAAACAGCCAAACTAAAGTCTGAGGCCGATGTGGAGAATTTTGAAAAGTATTTTGGTAAGTATGATGACCTTGAACTGTATAAAAACAAAGCCGGAACAGACTGGCAAGACGAACTTTTTGGCGGAGGTCAGTTTTCTCAGTATCACAATGTAAGCCTTAGCGGTGGTTCTGAGAATACAAGGATTTCGCTTAGCCTTACCAACAATAATGAGGAAGGGCTCATCTCCGGCTCCGGTTATGAAAGAAATGTGGCCAACCTGAAGTTAAATCAGAATATTTCCGACAAACTTTCATTTGATTTTGGCTCTCGTATCACCTATTCAATAACGAACGGATCGGGTACATCCGGAAGCTCTCAGCTTAGAGTTAAGGATGCCATCACTACCCGCCCTGTCAACGGCATTGCCGACGAACTTGATATCGATCTTAATGCAATCGATGCCAGTGATGATTACCAGTCTTTCCTGTTAAGTATGATCAATCCCGCAGAGCTGGCCGAGCAGGACTGGCGCAAGCAAACGGATAAAAACTATGCCTTCAACGGAGGCCTTACCTGGAAGGCTACCAACAACCTTACATTTACAACAGTAGCCAACGGACAAACCAATTTCAGAGAAAGACTCAGATTTTACGGCCCACTGACCGGAGAATCGCAAAAGGAAGGAAGCAGCCTGCCTTTAGGAACGATTGAAGAGCGCCAGGGCTGGTCATACAGATGGTACAATACTGTAGGTTACAACTTCAAAGACCTGGGTCGCCACAAACTGGATCTTTTAGTAGGCCACGAAATTAACTCTAACGGAGGCGAAAGCTCTTTTGTACGCCAGGAAGAATTCAGGGTGTCCATTACCCCTGAAGAAATGTTTGCCAACATGCAACTGGGTGAAGGTCAGTTATTCTATTCGTCAGAAGAATTTACTGAAGATAACAAACTTTCATTTTTTGGAAGGGTAAACTATCAGTGGGACGATCGGTTTTTATTAACAGCTACTTTCAGAAGAGATGCCAATAGCAAGTTTGCGAAGGATAAGCGTGTAGGTTTCTTCCCTGCAGTGGCCCTTGGATGGAAAATCTCCGAAGAAGCCTTCATGTCTAATGTTACTTTCGTAGACCAATTGAAATTAAGGGTAAGCTATGGAGAAATTGGTAATGACAAAGTAGACAGAACGGCATCGAGGTTCCTGTTTTCACCCTCCAATGACAACGGTCCTGGATTTGGCAACGAGTATAATACTTATTACTCACCATCATCAGATGTTTTATATAACCCTTTTCTGATCTGGGAAACTACAGTTAGCCGAAATGCCGGTATTGATTTCTCCCTTTTTAAAGCCAGTGTCACTGGTAGTTTTGATGCATATTATAATACCACAAATGATCTTTTACTGGATAAGGCAATCTCACCTATTTCAGGGTTCCAAACTCAGTGGGACAATATCGGCAGTACCTCCAATCGGGGTATTGAGCTGGGACTGGAAGGCTACATTATTGATAATAACGACTTCTCTCTTTCAGCCAATATTAACTTTGGTATGAATAAAGGCAAAATAGAAGAATTGGATGGTACTGACGAGCGATTCTTTCAGTCTAACTGGGCAGGTACCGATCTCAAAGACAGAAATGATTTCCTGCTGCGTGTGGGAGAGACTATCGGCTTAATTTATGGCTATGAAAATGACGGTATGTATACTGTAGATGACTTTGAAAGTTATGATGAGGCAACGGATACCTACATACTTAAGGAAGGAGTGGTGGACAACAGTGCTACAATTGGAGTTAACTCTTTAAGGCCAGGGTACATGAAGATAAAAGATGCTGATGGAAACGGAGAGATCGACAGCGAAGACAGGAGGGTAATTGGTAACGCCCTTCCCAAGGCCCAGGGAGGTTTTGGGTTTAATGCCAGATATAAGGGATTTGATGCCTCCATATTCTTCAACTGGTCTTATGGCAATGACATCTACAATACCGGTAAAATAGAGTATAACCAATACTACCGCACTACTTATGGCAATATGCTGAATACCATGAGCCCTGACAATCGATTTACTTATATCGATGTTGACGGTGCATATACCGGTACACCTGGAGAAGTGGTAACAGATCTTGAGCAACTAAGAGATATGAACCAAGGCAAGTCAATGTGGAGTGGTAATAATTCATTTGGCACCGCCACTGCAGTACTTACTGACTGGGCCGTGGAAGACGGATCTTTCATCAGGCTCAATACATTGACACTGGGCTATACACTACCTGTTGATCTGATTTCCAAAGTTAAACTGTCGCAGGTCAGGATATATGCGACAGGCTATAACCTGGCTTTATGGACCAACTATTCAGGTTTTGATCCTGAAGTGAGCACCACAAGAAGCAGCTCTTACTCTGCACTGACTCCTGGAGTAGATTACTCATCATACCCAAGAAGCAGGTCATATACCGTAGGTGTGAATATTACTTTTTAA
- a CDS encoding RagB/SusD family nutrient uptake outer membrane protein, translating to MKFRYLILAMAALITASCDDYLEPQSLSTFDSEYVFSNAEDARRGVNAIYVHFSHDGFRSRLSNNMTGNTDIEHSSGWGSDGARYQIWDLNAQENNGDLDYVWDIGYKAIRDANIAIEGILASEAYNSDDKVLAADMGHLLGEAYTLRAYWYSILTFYFGDVPFITQAPKIGVDFNLPKEDRNVILSSVIHDMIEAEEGMYWADEAPFGIEQVNREYTLGMIARLSLQRGGWFLKPDMTMDRASDYLAYYDTARQYTGKLIQLKDRELPQDYRQVFLNQSKFINPVNADVLFEVPFAIGEGDVGWNIGVGVYSGPYGSGNNYMKIPLTYFYSFDRADQRRDVTCALYEYPNETPTKEDLEPQELIDLNNKGISQGKWSRTYLEKAPGSNTSKGTGINWPMLRYADVLLMYAEAENELNGPTGQAQEMLRRVRQRAFPDSVWAEKVDTYINTASASKESFFEAIVDERAWEFGGEMIRKYELIRWNIYSEKVQETVAGLKKMADEAGSGDMPQYLYVRNEPDGTLVIYDLYSNVAPPDPDNWRQRDWVEALIDLNQPDSYQQWITKDWARYTHPVRYIFPIPTIGIDNSQGVLQNDGYGF from the coding sequence ATGAAATTTAGATATTTAATATTGGCCATGGCAGCTCTGATAACCGCTTCATGCGATGATTATCTGGAGCCGCAATCGTTGTCAACCTTTGATAGTGAGTATGTGTTTTCAAATGCGGAAGACGCCCGTAGAGGAGTAAATGCCATTTACGTCCACTTTAGCCATGATGGTTTCAGGTCGCGATTGTCTAATAATATGACAGGCAACACTGACATTGAACATAGCAGTGGTTGGGGCAGTGACGGTGCCCGTTATCAGATATGGGACCTCAATGCCCAGGAAAACAATGGAGACCTTGATTATGTATGGGATATCGGATATAAAGCTATAAGAGATGCTAATATCGCTATTGAAGGTATTCTGGCTAGCGAAGCATACAATTCGGATGATAAGGTGCTTGCTGCTGATATGGGTCATCTGTTAGGAGAAGCATATACACTGCGTGCTTATTGGTATAGCATACTTACGTTCTATTTTGGAGACGTACCGTTTATTACCCAAGCTCCTAAAATTGGGGTAGACTTCAACCTGCCTAAAGAAGATCGCAACGTGATATTGTCTTCCGTGATCCATGATATGATTGAAGCCGAAGAGGGGATGTATTGGGCCGATGAAGCACCTTTTGGTATTGAGCAGGTAAATCGTGAGTATACACTGGGCATGATCGCCCGCCTTTCATTACAAAGAGGTGGCTGGTTTTTGAAACCTGATATGACTATGGACAGGGCTTCGGATTACCTGGCCTATTACGACACGGCACGTCAATATACCGGCAAGCTGATACAACTAAAAGACCGTGAATTGCCTCAGGACTATCGGCAGGTATTTCTAAACCAGTCAAAATTTATTAATCCTGTTAACGCAGATGTACTTTTTGAAGTCCCCTTTGCCATTGGTGAGGGAGACGTGGGTTGGAATATAGGTGTGGGAGTTTATAGTGGCCCCTATGGATCAGGAAATAATTATATGAAAATACCACTCACATACTTCTACTCTTTTGACAGGGCAGACCAAAGAAGGGATGTGACATGCGCACTATATGAATATCCGAATGAGACTCCGACGAAGGAAGATTTGGAGCCGCAGGAGCTGATAGATTTAAATAATAAAGGAATTTCTCAAGGCAAATGGAGTCGCACTTATTTGGAAAAAGCTCCCGGAAGTAATACATCAAAAGGCACCGGTATAAACTGGCCTATGCTGAGATATGCAGATGTACTTCTTATGTATGCAGAAGCTGAAAACGAACTCAACGGCCCTACAGGGCAGGCTCAGGAAATGTTGCGCCGGGTAAGACAAAGAGCTTTTCCGGACTCTGTATGGGCAGAGAAAGTCGATACTTACATCAATACCGCTTCGGCCAGTAAAGAGTCTTTTTTCGAGGCCATTGTGGATGAAAGAGCCTGGGAGTTTGGAGGTGAGATGATTAGAAAATATGAGCTTATTCGCTGGAACATTTATTCAGAGAAAGTACAGGAAACAGTTGCCGGCCTTAAAAAAATGGCTGACGAAGCAGGTAGTGGTGATATGCCACAATATTTGTATGTAAGAAATGAGCCGGATGGAACATTGGTCATATACGATCTTTATTCTAACGTGGCCCCTCCGGATCCTGATAATTGGAGGCAAAGAGATTGGGTTGAGGCCCTGATTGATTTGAACCAGCCTGATAGTTATCAGCAGTGGATTACTAAAGACTGGGCAAGGTATACGCACCCTGTTAGATATATTTTTCCGATACCGACCATTGGCATAGACAATAGCCAGGGCGTATTGCAAAATGACGGCTATGGCTTCTAA
- a CDS encoding DUF5123 domain-containing protein, giving the protein MKNIKSNIYKASGILLLGMLAMFACNDDEEVFEKTRLFRPVLNEKLYAEGNTIIADIGNLKEAISYTIEVSRDTFKTIDYTFDADTSYVEINETTVGEELLWFTIYQVRATAHAADPQYDSKSSDLGAVRTQKYPSNQGAPNLQFDVTDTRARVFWSTSGDLIDRVRVYAINDLRLETPLFDIELTQEQIDDNEAIVNNLTPVTTYQIAIYSGETLRGWEVYTTKPALEFGDRPVYDLSGIESEDILADTLGDIEDGAVVIVEPGRVYQANGYAFNSSVLIISGYGFTPALPLINTSSGNYDITDGATIDSLVFKNVAIHGDFSGGYVFNISVSGSIGEIKFEGCEIHSHRGITRIKGGIGTVDKYSIVNSVADSINGYAAFYVDTDGWTAGDVLLENSTFSKFQYFLASRTNTGSITIESCTIDQAPEAGRQMFRWRGGDGKNNVTGGIKIHNTIWGPGWDMSGAEVYSVKGVEGLGSTTFDIINTWSPSDFSFSGNDIAGFPSFIYSGTADDLWVDRENMDYNIKDKGFSAANSAGDPRWRSGL; this is encoded by the coding sequence ATGAAAAATATCAAATCAAATATTTATAAAGCATCAGGTATCCTCCTGTTGGGCATGCTGGCTATGTTCGCCTGCAATGATGATGAGGAGGTATTTGAAAAAACCAGGTTATTCAGGCCCGTTTTAAATGAGAAGCTCTATGCGGAAGGCAATACGATCATTGCTGATATAGGTAACTTAAAGGAGGCAATATCTTATACCATTGAAGTTAGCCGTGATACCTTTAAAACCATAGATTATACATTTGATGCTGATACCAGCTATGTAGAGATCAATGAGACAACAGTAGGTGAAGAGCTGCTTTGGTTTACCATCTATCAGGTCCGTGCAACAGCTCATGCAGCAGACCCGCAGTATGATAGCAAGTCATCTGATCTGGGGGCAGTAAGAACACAAAAATATCCTTCAAATCAAGGGGCACCAAACCTTCAGTTTGATGTCACCGACACCAGGGCCAGAGTGTTCTGGTCCACTTCAGGAGATTTAATCGATAGAGTGAGAGTATATGCTATCAATGACCTCAGGCTGGAAACTCCATTATTTGATATTGAACTAACTCAGGAACAAATAGACGATAATGAGGCGATTGTTAATAATTTGACACCTGTTACTACATATCAAATTGCCATTTATTCAGGGGAGACTTTACGGGGATGGGAAGTATATACTACCAAACCAGCTTTGGAATTCGGCGACCGCCCTGTCTATGACCTTTCAGGGATTGAAAGCGAGGATATTCTGGCCGATACACTTGGCGATATTGAGGATGGTGCAGTAGTGATAGTGGAGCCAGGTAGGGTTTATCAGGCCAATGGATATGCCTTTAATAGTTCTGTATTGATCATAAGCGGTTATGGTTTTACTCCTGCTTTACCACTCATCAATACGTCTAGTGGTAATTATGATATAACGGACGGAGCAACAATAGATTCTTTGGTATTTAAAAATGTGGCCATTCATGGAGATTTTTCTGGTGGCTATGTTTTTAATATTTCTGTATCAGGCTCTATTGGCGAAATTAAGTTTGAAGGTTGCGAAATTCACTCCCACAGAGGTATCACAAGAATCAAAGGAGGTATTGGTACTGTTGACAAATATTCAATAGTGAATTCTGTAGCTGATAGCATTAATGGATATGCTGCATTTTATGTAGACACCGATGGCTGGACGGCTGGAGATGTTCTACTTGAAAACTCAACATTCTCCAAATTTCAATACTTCCTGGCAAGCAGAACAAATACTGGTTCTATAACTATTGAGAGCTGTACCATAGACCAGGCTCCTGAAGCAGGTCGCCAAATGTTCAGATGGCGAGGAGGTGATGGCAAGAATAATGTGACTGGGGGCATAAAAATTCATAATACCATTTGGGGGCCTGGCTGGGATATGAGTGGGGCTGAAGTTTATTCTGTAAAAGGTGTTGAAGGTCTTGGCTCCACTACTTTCGATATCATCAACACATGGAGTCCTTCTGATTTCTCCTTTTCCGGAAATGACATTGCAGGCTTCCCATCATTCATTTACAGTGGCACTGCGGATGACCTTTGGGTAGATAGAGAAAATATGGATTACAACATTAAAGACAAAGGCTTCTCTGCTGCAAATAGCGCAGGAGACCCCAGATGGAGGTCCGGACTATAG